In Rhodamnia argentea isolate NSW1041297 chromosome 11, ASM2092103v1, whole genome shotgun sequence, one genomic interval encodes:
- the LOC115736440 gene encoding transcription factor bHLH121-like isoform X2: MVACLRMLSRKLGIVIQREEEEVKDPVAARKVQKADREKLRRDRLNEHFLELGSALDPDRPKNDKATILTDTIQVLKDLTVEVNRLKAECTALSEESRELMQEKNELREEKSSIKSEIENLNVQYQQRMRVMYPWAAMDPSVIMGPAYSYPVPIPVPPGPIPMHPQLQPFPFFGNQNASAIPAPCSTFIPYSMPANPTIEQQSTQYASSSHMSSKQDCRSRSSDHQMGSDAEQHEDSNDVATDLELKMPGTSSQQDLTSGEKKGKQTQRKEIGITDGSSSGKFSSSQAFPDSSSNSVCDNPESSR, from the exons ATGGTTGCTTGCTTGCGCATGTTGTCACGAAAGCTGGGAATTGTCAT ACAAAGGGAGGAAGAGGAAGTCAAGGATCCTGTGGCTGCAAGGAAAGTCCAAAAAGCTGACCGTGAAAAGTTGAGGCGGGATCGTCTAAACGAACATTTCCTTGAACTGGGGAGTGCACTAG ATCCTGATCGACCTAAGAATGACAAGGCAACCATTCTCACCGACACAATCCAGGTGCTGAAGGATTTAACCGTGGAAGTTAACAGATTGAAAGCTGAATGTACAGCTCTTAGTGAAGAATCTCGAGAG CTGATGCAGGAGAAGAATGAGCTCAGAGAAGAGAAATCATCTATAAAAtctgaaattgaaaatctaAATGTTCAATACCAGCAAAGGATGAGGGTTATGTACCCTTGGGCTGCCATGGATCCATCCGTCATCATGGGTCCAGCCTATTCTTATCCAGTTCCAATACCTGTCCCTCCAGGTCCGATACCCATGCACCCACAGCTTCAGCCTTTCCCTTTCTTTGGAAATCAGAATGCAAGTGCTATTCCTGCTCCATGTTCAACCTTTATCCCATATTCAATGCCTGCCAATCCCACTATTGAACAGCAGTCAACCCAATATGCTTCCAGTTCTCATATGTCAAGTAAACAAGACTGCAGAAGCAGGTCTTCAGATCATCAAATGGGCAGCGATGCAGAACAACATGAGGATTCAAATGACGTGGCAACGGACCTTGAACTTAAGATGCCTGGAACATCATCACAGCAG GACTTAACATCCGGAGAAAAGAAGGGCAAGCAGACCCAGAGAAAGGAGATAGGTATTACTGACGGGAGCTCGTCGGGCAagttttcttcatctcaagctttTCCAGATAGTTCGTCCAATAGTGTTTGTGACAACCCAGAGTCCAGTAGGTGA
- the LOC115736440 gene encoding transcription factor bHLH121-like isoform X1 produces MDQWTTDVGASTSVQHQSNGLPSSRDESRQREEEEVKDPVAARKVQKADREKLRRDRLNEHFLELGSALDPDRPKNDKATILTDTIQVLKDLTVEVNRLKAECTALSEESRELMQEKNELREEKSSIKSEIENLNVQYQQRMRVMYPWAAMDPSVIMGPAYSYPVPIPVPPGPIPMHPQLQPFPFFGNQNASAIPAPCSTFIPYSMPANPTIEQQSTQYASSSHMSSKQDCRSRSSDHQMGSDAEQHEDSNDVATDLELKMPGTSSQQDLTSGEKKGKQTQRKEIGITDGSSSGKFSSSQAFPDSSSNSVCDNPESSR; encoded by the exons ATGGATCAGTGGACGACGGATGTGGGAGCGTCGACCTCCGTCCAGCACCAGTCCAACGGGTTGCCCAGCTCGCGCGACGAATCCAG ACAAAGGGAGGAAGAGGAAGTCAAGGATCCTGTGGCTGCAAGGAAAGTCCAAAAAGCTGACCGTGAAAAGTTGAGGCGGGATCGTCTAAACGAACATTTCCTTGAACTGGGGAGTGCACTAG ATCCTGATCGACCTAAGAATGACAAGGCAACCATTCTCACCGACACAATCCAGGTGCTGAAGGATTTAACCGTGGAAGTTAACAGATTGAAAGCTGAATGTACAGCTCTTAGTGAAGAATCTCGAGAG CTGATGCAGGAGAAGAATGAGCTCAGAGAAGAGAAATCATCTATAAAAtctgaaattgaaaatctaAATGTTCAATACCAGCAAAGGATGAGGGTTATGTACCCTTGGGCTGCCATGGATCCATCCGTCATCATGGGTCCAGCCTATTCTTATCCAGTTCCAATACCTGTCCCTCCAGGTCCGATACCCATGCACCCACAGCTTCAGCCTTTCCCTTTCTTTGGAAATCAGAATGCAAGTGCTATTCCTGCTCCATGTTCAACCTTTATCCCATATTCAATGCCTGCCAATCCCACTATTGAACAGCAGTCAACCCAATATGCTTCCAGTTCTCATATGTCAAGTAAACAAGACTGCAGAAGCAGGTCTTCAGATCATCAAATGGGCAGCGATGCAGAACAACATGAGGATTCAAATGACGTGGCAACGGACCTTGAACTTAAGATGCCTGGAACATCATCACAGCAG GACTTAACATCCGGAGAAAAGAAGGGCAAGCAGACCCAGAGAAAGGAGATAGGTATTACTGACGGGAGCTCGTCGGGCAagttttcttcatctcaagctttTCCAGATAGTTCGTCCAATAGTGTTTGTGACAACCCAGAGTCCAGTAGGTGA